In a single window of the Leptospira sanjuanensis genome:
- the pgsB gene encoding poly-gamma-glutamate synthase PgsB has protein sequence MPFAIAIFSLIFLSFCAALWIEKRNHLSIQKRIPIRIHINGTRGKSSITRLAHSILVEAGWNVYSKATGSAASLLFPDRSERRIFRNKISISEQKSFLRFAARKCADAVVMECMAVQPKYQKESEDILISATHAVIANVRNDHGEWIDTEETALRSFAHTIPKDGVLIVGKNLEQNEILRRSAEQNRTSVLNADSSFTTAQIDAALLTMRYPEHRENVEIAIRLCETLGVTAEAIVKGIASCAPDPGALRVQTIELEEQIKTFVFAFAANDTISWEQILKAQLATSAGGSVVVVFNSKRERPFRTVEFANLFSKRAEIKEILFWGPWFSLFRSRYRGNAALILEPRNVASDANLWIGAGNYQGKGRIWMQETADKLNSFQGKEWNS, from the coding sequence ATGCCCTTTGCGATCGCGATTTTCAGCCTTATCTTTTTGAGTTTCTGCGCCGCCCTTTGGATCGAAAAAAGAAATCATCTTTCGATTCAAAAACGAATTCCGATTCGAATTCATATCAACGGAACCAGGGGGAAATCCTCGATTACGAGATTGGCGCATTCGATTCTTGTCGAAGCGGGTTGGAACGTTTATTCAAAGGCGACCGGCTCGGCCGCGAGTTTGTTATTTCCGGATCGTAGCGAACGACGGATCTTTCGAAATAAGATCTCCATTTCGGAACAAAAATCCTTTTTGCGGTTTGCCGCGCGGAAATGCGCGGACGCGGTTGTGATGGAATGTATGGCCGTTCAACCGAAGTATCAAAAAGAATCCGAAGACATTTTGATTTCCGCTACACATGCCGTGATCGCGAACGTTCGAAACGATCACGGAGAATGGATCGATACGGAGGAAACCGCCTTGCGTTCGTTTGCACATACGATTCCCAAGGACGGCGTTCTTATCGTTGGAAAGAATCTGGAACAAAACGAAATTTTACGGAGGAGCGCGGAGCAAAATCGAACCTCGGTTTTGAATGCGGATTCCTCGTTTACTACGGCTCAGATCGACGCCGCATTGCTGACAATGCGTTATCCGGAACATCGAGAGAATGTCGAAATCGCGATCCGACTTTGTGAAACGTTAGGCGTAACCGCTGAGGCGATCGTAAAAGGAATCGCAAGTTGTGCCCCGGATCCGGGAGCATTGCGCGTTCAAACGATCGAACTCGAAGAACAAATAAAAACCTTTGTCTTCGCTTTTGCGGCCAACGATACGATCTCTTGGGAACAAATCTTAAAAGCGCAACTTGCGACGTCGGCCGGCGGTTCCGTTGTAGTTGTATTCAATTCGAAACGGGAAAGACCGTTCCGTACCGTCGAATTTGCAAATTTATTTTCCAAACGAGCGGAAATCAAAGAGATTCTTTTTTGGGGTCCTTGGTTTTCCTTGTTTCGATCCAGGTATCGAGGAAACGCAGCCTTGATTTTAGAACCGCGGAACGTTGCGTCGGACGCAAATCTCTGGATCGGAGCGGGAAACTATCAAGGCAAGGGAAGAATTTGGATGCAGGAGACGGCGGATAAGCTCAATTCGTTTCAGGGGAAAGAATGGAACTCGTAA
- a CDS encoding PAS domain-containing sensor histidine kinase, with product MSYNFFEHSPVPACILEPTLLIRKVNTAFSRTFGYSKSELEGIEYWNRICEFKTAKPNLCDPSLWPSTNVLDESPAYSVFILTKHGFKKEFMVSFAFDPEELQIFAYLESPQFQERPFLRYDAAVGSSFGNDLEKPADSWVQKQKLEAIGTLSAGVAHEINNPLMGVINYAEMVFNGIETGNPLRKYAGIILQESNRISEIVKDMLTFTRLEKEEAKVHDLTTVFCSTFGLLKNGFRKAGIETVAPTLDIPIYAVCSAGRLRQVYLNLLTNAKDAIESNADSAKAKTITVYWQKFKKGDRSFVRTVIEDTGPGISEENRHKLFDPFYTTKEIGKGTGLGLTVSYNLVREMGGDLSFECVDGTTRFYVDLPESF from the coding sequence ATGTCTTACAACTTCTTCGAACATTCCCCGGTACCGGCCTGCATTTTAGAGCCGACGCTTCTCATCCGAAAAGTCAACACGGCATTTTCCCGTACCTTCGGCTATTCCAAATCGGAACTCGAGGGAATCGAATACTGGAACCGAATCTGTGAATTCAAAACCGCTAAACCGAATCTCTGTGACCCGTCTTTGTGGCCTTCCACCAACGTTCTAGATGAATCTCCGGCGTATTCCGTTTTCATTCTCACCAAACACGGATTCAAAAAAGAATTCATGGTTTCCTTCGCGTTCGATCCGGAAGAGTTGCAGATTTTCGCATACTTAGAATCTCCTCAGTTTCAGGAGCGACCCTTTCTACGTTACGATGCCGCTGTGGGATCGAGTTTCGGAAACGATTTGGAAAAACCCGCCGATTCTTGGGTTCAAAAACAGAAGTTGGAAGCGATCGGAACTCTTTCCGCAGGGGTCGCGCACGAGATCAACAATCCTTTGATGGGCGTCATCAATTACGCGGAAATGGTTTTCAACGGAATCGAAACCGGAAACCCGCTCCGCAAATACGCGGGAATCATTCTGCAGGAAAGCAATCGAATTTCCGAAATCGTCAAAGACATGCTCACCTTCACTCGTTTGGAAAAGGAAGAAGCGAAGGTCCACGATCTGACCACCGTTTTCTGTTCCACCTTCGGTCTGTTAAAGAACGGCTTCCGAAAAGCGGGAATCGAAACCGTCGCTCCTACGCTCGACATTCCCATCTACGCTGTTTGTTCCGCCGGAAGACTGAGACAGGTTTACCTGAATCTTTTGACCAATGCAAAGGACGCGATCGAAAGCAACGCCGATTCCGCAAAAGCAAAAACCATCACCGTCTATTGGCAGAAGTTCAAAAAGGGAGATCGGAGTTTCGTTCGAACCGTCATCGAGGATACGGGACCGGGAATCTCCGAAGAGAACAGACACAAACTCTTTGATCCGTTTTATACCACAAAGGAAATCGGCAAAGGAACCGGACTCGGTTTGACCGTTTCTTACAACCTCGTCCGCGAAATGGGAGGAGATCTCTCTTTCGAATGCGTGGACGGAACCACCCGCTTTTACGTGGATCTACCGGAATCTTTCTGA
- the pgsC gene encoding poly-gamma-glutamate biosynthesis protein PgsC produces MELVTVSIGIGILFGFLLWEKTGLHPGGWVVPGYIALYLDRPWVLIPLFLSSILTLVVYRLSESFFLSFGQRKTVFILLLSILFSLFSDFISTFYFSNTMEFESGAIGHIVPGLIVLSSEKQGVFRTACATLTASVLVRLFLILAFGEEIRG; encoded by the coding sequence ATGGAACTCGTAACCGTATCCATCGGAATCGGAATTTTATTCGGTTTTTTGCTTTGGGAAAAAACGGGACTGCATCCGGGCGGATGGGTGGTTCCCGGTTATATCGCGTTGTATTTGGATCGTCCCTGGGTTTTGATTCCTCTGTTTTTAAGTTCTATTTTGACGCTGGTCGTCTATCGACTTTCCGAATCGTTCTTTCTGAGTTTCGGTCAGAGAAAAACGGTTTTTATCCTATTGCTTTCGATTTTGTTTTCTCTTTTTTCGGACTTCATTTCTACATTCTATTTCTCGAATACAATGGAATTTGAATCCGGGGCGATCGGCCATATTGTTCCCGGTCTGATCGTCCTTTCTTCGGAAAAACAAGGAGTGTTTCGAACGGCTTGTGCAACTTTGACGGCTTCCGTTTTGGTGCGTTTGTTTTTGATCCTCGCGTTCGGAGAGGAGATTCGCGGATGA
- a CDS encoding serine/threonine protein kinase — translation MADFFQLNPGEILTLVEKAGYEPSGHCMALNSLENRVFDLRLEDGSHIISKFYRPGRWTDEQILEEHEFLRDLQEAEIPVCCPLLFEDGSSLASFQDEIYYSFWPRVGGRSPDELSPENLRILGRLLARIHNVGQAKHFEHRISLDSLTYGTYPLETLLRGEWIPSSCKKEYAETANRIFDLFRERIESVPLHRIHGDCHKGNLLFGKDGWFFVDFDDCLKGPAVQDFWMLLSRGKDGLEEREYLLSGYREFRDFEERWFDLMEILRAMRFVHYSAWISSRFTTDPSFPVAFPHFAGNEYWEKETLELKEQYKLILDSLGGKYFFSVTDSLPEEEELTNKDFFWDLED, via the coding sequence ATGGCCGATTTTTTTCAATTGAATCCAGGTGAAATTCTTACCTTAGTCGAAAAAGCGGGATACGAACCCTCCGGTCATTGTATGGCATTGAACAGTTTGGAGAATCGTGTGTTCGACCTGCGGCTCGAAGACGGTTCTCATATCATCTCCAAATTCTACCGTCCCGGACGATGGACCGACGAGCAGATTTTGGAAGAACACGAATTCCTTCGGGATTTGCAGGAAGCCGAAATCCCCGTTTGTTGTCCTTTGCTCTTTGAGGACGGAAGCAGCCTGGCTTCGTTTCAAGACGAGATCTATTATTCGTTTTGGCCTCGGGTCGGAGGAAGATCGCCGGACGAACTCAGTCCGGAAAATCTCCGGATTTTGGGAAGGCTTCTCGCGAGAATCCATAACGTCGGTCAGGCGAAACACTTCGAACATAGAATCTCGCTGGATTCTTTGACCTACGGAACTTATCCTTTGGAAACGCTGCTTCGAGGAGAATGGATTCCTTCGAGCTGCAAAAAAGAATATGCAGAAACCGCGAATCGAATTTTCGACCTCTTCCGGGAAAGGATCGAGTCGGTTCCGTTGCATCGAATCCACGGAGATTGTCATAAGGGAAATCTTCTCTTCGGAAAAGACGGCTGGTTCTTTGTGGACTTTGACGATTGTTTGAAAGGCCCGGCGGTTCAGGATTTTTGGATGCTTCTTTCCCGAGGCAAAGACGGTTTGGAAGAAAGAGAATATCTTCTTTCCGGCTACAGAGAATTTCGGGACTTTGAAGAGCGTTGGTTTGATCTTATGGAAATTCTGCGCGCAATGCGTTTCGTACATTATTCAGCTTGGATTTCGAGCCGATTTACGACCGATCCTTCGTTTCCGGTCGCCTTTCCTCATTTTGCGGGAAACGAATACTGGGAAAAAGAAACTTTGGAACTCAAAGAACAATACAAACTCATTCTGGATTCCTTAGGGGGGAAATATTTCTTTTCCGTTACAGATTCTCTTCCGGAGGAAGAAGAACTGACCAACAAAGATTTTTTTTGGGATTTGGAAGATTAA
- a CDS encoding SpoIIE family protein phosphatase: MTGSTRSEHKSYDPEERYSILFHSAIDAIVSLDKDFRVFLINPAAEKMSGFLASELLGNSIEQQFPLRIRNRFYRILKNVAKLPDKKRQKPFGPIRLIRKDKTILISEVSVSVTGPPEDYQYHIIIRDISEKHRILMELKRANQTLKKMDREKEELLERLEEKVRQRSRLLANYYKGMKEELSLAKRLQSEILPEIPSMPGIRIHSAYLPMMEVGGDLYDFFEIRPGVLRIFLADATGHGVQAALLTMTLKGILESIKKKEADPGTILGEFNREYCRNFGNIGMFFSCFLADIDTVSRKIVYSSGGHPPQFFLSKDLVMGLDRTGSLLGLDPGNQYGVFKLSYQHGDRLFLLTDGIYEEFNSDKQQFGELAVQKILAEKFTEPMEETIPSILQNLMDHLGTQKIQDDITAILLSLDSPER, from the coding sequence ATGACCGGTTCCACGCGATCAGAACACAAAAGTTACGACCCGGAGGAACGCTATTCGATTTTATTTCATTCTGCAATCGACGCGATCGTTTCTCTCGATAAGGATTTTCGCGTATTTCTCATCAATCCCGCCGCGGAAAAAATGTCCGGTTTTCTCGCATCCGAACTTCTGGGGAATTCCATCGAACAGCAATTTCCGCTCCGGATTCGAAACCGATTTTATCGGATTCTAAAAAACGTCGCCAAATTGCCCGATAAAAAAAGACAAAAACCGTTCGGTCCCATCCGCTTGATCCGAAAGGACAAAACGATTCTGATCTCCGAAGTCTCCGTTTCCGTGACGGGACCGCCCGAGGATTATCAATATCACATCATCATCCGAGATATATCAGAAAAACATAGAATTCTAATGGAGTTGAAACGGGCCAATCAGACTCTCAAAAAGATGGACCGGGAAAAAGAGGAGCTTCTCGAACGGTTGGAGGAGAAGGTAAGACAAAGATCCAGACTTCTCGCCAACTATTACAAGGGCATGAAGGAAGAATTGAGTCTTGCCAAACGACTTCAATCTGAAATTCTTCCCGAAATTCCTTCGATGCCGGGAATCCGGATCCATTCCGCGTATCTTCCGATGATGGAAGTCGGCGGGGATCTCTACGATTTTTTCGAGATCCGTCCCGGTGTGTTGCGTATCTTTCTTGCGGACGCGACGGGCCACGGGGTGCAAGCCGCGCTTTTGACGATGACTCTCAAAGGAATTCTGGAATCGATCAAAAAGAAAGAAGCCGATCCAGGAACGATTCTCGGAGAATTCAACCGGGAATATTGTAGAAACTTCGGAAATATCGGGATGTTTTTTTCCTGTTTCCTCGCGGACATCGACACAGTTTCCAGAAAGATCGTCTATTCATCGGGAGGACATCCTCCTCAATTTTTTCTTTCCAAAGACTTGGTTATGGGTTTGGACAGGACCGGCTCCTTATTGGGTTTGGACCCTGGCAATCAATACGGAGTTTTTAAACTGAGTTATCAGCACGGGGATCGTTTGTTTCTGCTCACGGACGGAATCTACGAAGAATTCAACTCCGACAAACAGCAATTCGGCGAACTTGCCGTTCAGAAAATTCTCGCGGAAAAATTCACCGAGCCGATGGAGGAAACGATTCCTTCGATTTTACAGAACCTCATGGATCATCTCGGAACTCAAAAAATACAAGACGATATTACTGCCATTTTATTATCCTTGGATTCGCCCGAACGTTGA
- a CDS encoding FKBP-type peptidyl-prolyl cis-trans isomerase yields MKSVRALWIGAILFALSTPSFAEDLVIKDIRVGTGKEAFSGSNVTVHYVGTLTNGKKFDSSRDRRTPFTFNLGAGEVIKGWDRGVRGMKEGGIRKLTIPPELGYGSRGAGAAIPPNSTLIFEVELLKVY; encoded by the coding sequence ATGAAATCAGTACGTGCTTTATGGATTGGAGCGATTTTGTTCGCCCTGTCGACTCCGAGCTTCGCGGAAGATCTCGTCATCAAGGACATTCGTGTCGGAACAGGGAAGGAAGCCTTCTCCGGTTCGAATGTGACCGTTCATTATGTGGGAACTCTTACAAACGGAAAGAAGTTCGACAGTTCCAGAGATAGAAGAACTCCGTTCACGTTCAACCTCGGAGCGGGAGAAGTCATCAAAGGATGGGATCGCGGGGTTCGCGGTATGAAGGAAGGCGGAATTCGCAAGTTGACCATTCCCCCCGAACTCGGTTACGGTTCGAGAGGAGCGGGGGCGGCGATTCCACCGAATTCAACTCTCATTTTTGAAGTAGAATTACTCAAAGTGTACTGA
- a CDS encoding alpha/beta fold hydrolase, whose product MKNSVFASHQRSISKALQIPIGNGEHLAAEIYGKFPLPKNSPAPVICIHGLTGNLKNFAPLARDLVKQGLTVIAYDLKGRGKSSKPRSQYSHESHADDLKSMLDFLKIEKANLLAHSLGCWISLAFGKKFPNRTGKLCLIDGGGQLSLKRKLSNLLMIQESLKRLGRIFPSRETYLQLAKKSPILGSWNEDVETFLNYELEDVNGSGNGQSGFQCSIPKYVIDSELSSMGGAMNPWEIPIRLFKNPIASFRTFKKAKVLPYSQIVSPVLVIRAGKPNFKKGDELLPDTAIAVFQKEFKCSVFLTLPDKNHYEAILTPDLKRDETIAWFFCTFRG is encoded by the coding sequence ATGAAGAATTCCGTATTCGCTTCCCATCAGCGATCGATTTCAAAAGCGTTACAAATCCCGATCGGAAACGGAGAACACTTGGCAGCCGAAATTTACGGCAAATTCCCTCTTCCCAAAAATTCTCCCGCACCGGTGATCTGCATTCACGGGTTGACCGGAAATCTCAAAAACTTCGCGCCTCTCGCACGCGATCTCGTCAAACAAGGGTTAACCGTAATCGCATACGATTTGAAAGGAAGAGGAAAATCCTCCAAACCTCGTTCGCAATATTCTCACGAATCGCATGCGGACGATCTAAAGTCGATGTTGGATTTTTTAAAAATCGAAAAAGCCAATCTTCTCGCGCATTCGCTCGGTTGTTGGATTTCTCTTGCCTTCGGAAAGAAGTTTCCGAATCGAACCGGAAAACTTTGTCTGATCGACGGAGGAGGACAACTTTCCTTAAAACGAAAACTTTCCAATCTTCTGATGATTCAGGAATCTCTAAAACGTCTCGGAAGAATCTTTCCGTCACGGGAAACGTATCTACAACTCGCAAAAAAATCTCCGATTTTGGGATCTTGGAACGAGGACGTGGAAACCTTTTTGAACTACGAATTGGAAGATGTGAACGGAAGCGGAAACGGACAATCCGGTTTTCAATGCAGCATACCGAAGTATGTGATCGATTCCGAACTTTCCAGTATGGGAGGCGCGATGAATCCCTGGGAAATTCCGATTCGTTTATTCAAGAATCCGATCGCAAGTTTTCGAACATTCAAAAAAGCGAAAGTGCTTCCCTACTCTCAAATCGTTTCTCCCGTGCTCGTGATTCGCGCGGGCAAACCGAATTTCAAAAAAGGAGACGAACTCCTTCCGGATACGGCGATCGCCGTCTTTCAAAAAGAATTCAAATGCTCCGTCTTTCTGACCCTTCCGGACAAAAATCATTACGAAGCCATCCTTACTCCCGATCTCAAACGGGACGAAACCATCGCCTGGTTTTTTTGCACTTTCAGAGGCTAA
- a CDS encoding DUF445 domain-containing protein translates to MEFLAENKELIGILMMPVTYGFVGWFTNVVALKMTFYPLEFVGIPPYLGWQGIVPKKSQKLALKSVNIMTERLIKVEDFFSKVDPDQLEKEFQPVLDGLVPEATREIVHHINPSLRSRLEGDEEARIISGVQKKSEHTVKNIMIQVKENVSSVFNFRSLVLRKLTGPNVKRIVDIFQEVGSKEFKFIEQCGWYLGGAMGILQALAWNLFPYWWTLPIQGVVVGYITNWVALTMIFRPLYEKKMGPIRYQGLFLKRQEDVSKKYSNVFATQVLTARNVLEEILYKRAARSLVETIQTETEEAAKRLHLNGGLDSETSNENSEFETTKKEVIAKISETLANSSNKLETYMGRAMSIENNMFKRMKDLPPEEFEPILRSAFQEDEYVLILIGSVLGAVVGLIQGLYMLYIS, encoded by the coding sequence ATGGAATTTTTAGCGGAAAACAAGGAATTGATCGGGATTCTCATGATGCCCGTTACCTACGGGTTTGTCGGCTGGTTTACGAACGTGGTCGCTTTGAAAATGACCTTTTACCCGTTGGAGTTTGTAGGCATTCCTCCGTATTTGGGTTGGCAGGGAATCGTTCCTAAAAAGTCCCAAAAACTCGCCTTAAAATCGGTCAATATCATGACCGAACGTTTGATCAAGGTCGAGGACTTCTTTTCCAAGGTCGATCCGGATCAGTTGGAAAAGGAATTTCAACCCGTTCTCGACGGGCTCGTTCCCGAAGCGACCCGCGAAATCGTTCATCATATCAATCCTTCCCTGCGTTCCCGATTGGAAGGGGACGAAGAAGCGAGAATCATCTCCGGTGTTCAGAAAAAGAGCGAACATACGGTTAAGAATATTATGATACAGGTAAAGGAGAACGTCTCGAGCGTTTTCAACTTCCGCTCCCTGGTTCTGCGCAAACTGACCGGACCGAACGTAAAACGAATCGTGGATATTTTTCAGGAAGTCGGCTCGAAAGAATTCAAATTCATCGAACAATGCGGCTGGTATTTAGGAGGTGCGATGGGAATTCTCCAGGCTCTCGCTTGGAATCTGTTCCCGTATTGGTGGACCTTGCCGATCCAGGGAGTCGTGGTCGGTTACATCACGAACTGGGTCGCTCTTACGATGATCTTTCGCCCCCTCTATGAAAAGAAGATGGGACCGATCCGGTATCAAGGACTCTTTTTAAAGCGACAAGAAGACGTTTCCAAAAAATATTCGAACGTGTTTGCGACGCAAGTGTTGACCGCGAGAAACGTCCTCGAAGAGATTCTTTACAAACGTGCGGCGCGTTCGCTCGTCGAAACCATCCAAACCGAAACGGAAGAAGCCGCAAAACGTCTTCATCTCAACGGAGGATTGGATTCCGAAACGAGCAACGAGAACTCCGAATTCGAAACCACAAAGAAGGAAGTCATCGCGAAGATTTCCGAAACTCTCGCGAATAGTTCGAACAAGCTCGAAACGTATATGGGAAGAGCGATGTCCATCGAGAACAATATGTTCAAACGAATGAAGGATCTTCCTCCGGAAGAATTCGAACCGATTCTCCGTTCCGCGTTTCAAGAAGACGAATACGTTCTTATCCTCATCGGATCGGTGTTAGGCGCAGTGGTCGGTTTGATCCAAGGGCTTTACATGCTCTACATTTCCTGA
- the pgsW gene encoding poly-gamma-glutamate system protein produces MKDRKELIHSRVDRSTIGIFLLAFGSVLGLFTVEFFPTTVSVADAEIKYKASQRTYEAFQKIREKALSQNLAIDPNLDPADSALIGPELSPVTSSAGKLSAKQASVHPDFTAWFLEQFRNSNLKKGDTIAVGMSGSFPALNISFWIAADTMGLKVVSIASVSSSQYGSNRIGFLWPDLENELYQKNSIFQKSIYMSTGGISDSGIGIGKEGRDSILFSIRKNGYSYLSSDSFQDSLDKRMKIYGKSNPVLYVNIGGGTVSSGTSLGKKKIPKGIVVNEEEVSELPDSVLKLFLERKIPVLHVGGIEKIASQSKMKYERGSIPKPGTSDLIFPKKYDRIRAGFLLLFLSALIWKTSTWISLPGSKEENQIFL; encoded by the coding sequence ATGAAAGACCGAAAGGAGTTGATTCATTCCCGTGTCGATCGGTCTACGATCGGAATTTTTCTTTTGGCATTCGGATCGGTACTCGGTTTGTTTACGGTCGAATTTTTTCCTACTACCGTATCCGTCGCCGATGCGGAGATCAAATATAAAGCAAGCCAGAGAACATACGAAGCGTTTCAGAAAATTCGCGAAAAGGCTTTGTCTCAAAATCTTGCGATCGATCCGAACTTGGATCCGGCGGATTCCGCCTTGATCGGACCGGAACTTTCTCCCGTTACGAGTTCCGCCGGCAAACTTTCCGCAAAACAAGCCTCGGTGCATCCCGATTTTACGGCCTGGTTTCTGGAACAATTTCGCAATTCGAATCTAAAAAAAGGAGATACGATTGCGGTAGGAATGTCCGGCTCTTTTCCCGCTCTCAATATTTCGTTTTGGATCGCGGCCGATACGATGGGACTGAAGGTCGTTTCGATTGCAAGCGTCTCTTCCTCCCAGTACGGCTCAAATCGAATCGGATTTCTCTGGCCCGATCTGGAAAACGAACTCTATCAGAAAAACAGTATATTCCAAAAATCGATTTATATGTCGACGGGAGGAATTTCCGATTCGGGAATCGGAATCGGAAAAGAAGGGCGAGACTCGATTCTTTTTTCGATCCGCAAAAACGGATATTCGTATTTGTCCTCCGATTCCTTCCAGGATTCTCTCGACAAACGCATGAAAATCTACGGAAAATCGAACCCGGTATTGTATGTGAATATCGGAGGAGGGACCGTTTCCTCCGGAACCAGTCTCGGCAAAAAGAAAATTCCGAAAGGAATCGTGGTGAATGAAGAAGAAGTTTCGGAACTTCCCGATTCCGTTTTGAAACTTTTTTTGGAACGAAAGATTCCGGTGCTGCACGTCGGCGGGATTGAAAAGATTGCGAGTCAATCCAAGATGAAATACGAGCGCGGATCGATTCCGAAACCGGGAACTTCCGATCTTATCTTTCCGAAAAAATACGATCGGATCCGGGCGGGTTTTCTTTTGCTTTTTTTGTCGGCTTTGATCTGGAAAACTTCGACGTGGATTTCGCTTCCCGGCTCCAAAGAAGAGAATCAAATCTTTTTATAA
- a CDS encoding RNA recognition motif domain-containing protein, whose protein sequence is MQIDSREGKIMKISVGNLPQELTEDELKKIFSEFGTVQEAHIKKDKTTGRSLSYGSVEMEDAAGAKAVAALNKKEIQGKQIAVVDSEELKKEFEKKQSLKGGGASSGKIHGNQSKGGFSGGATVRRTGGRGK, encoded by the coding sequence TTGCAAATTGATTCCCGAGAAGGAAAAATCATGAAGATATCAGTAGGAAATCTGCCTCAGGAGTTGACCGAGGACGAGTTAAAAAAGATTTTTTCGGAATTTGGAACCGTCCAGGAAGCGCATATTAAAAAAGATAAAACCACGGGCCGTTCCTTGTCCTATGGATCCGTTGAAATGGAAGACGCTGCGGGTGCGAAGGCGGTCGCGGCTTTGAATAAAAAAGAAATCCAAGGCAAACAGATCGCTGTAGTCGATTCTGAAGAATTAAAAAAAGAGTTCGAGAAAAAACAATCTCTCAAAGGCGGAGGAGCTTCTTCCGGTAAGATTCATGGAAATCAGTCGAAAGGCGGATTTTCCGGAGGCGCAACCGTTAGAAGGACCGGAGGAAGAGGAAAATGA